A single Pseudomonas sp. MM223 DNA region contains:
- the amgK gene encoding N-acetylmuramate/N-acetylglucosamine kinase (*Name amgK), which translates to MPEHDVRLQQLSVWLDEQLNDLFLNNAWGEVPAGSLTAASSDASFRRYFRWQGAGHSFVVMDAPPPQENCRPFVAIDHLLASAGVHVPLIHAQDLERGFLLLGDLGHQTYLDVIDADNADGLFADAIEALLAFQRLPMDAPLPSYDDALLRREVELFPEWYVGRELGLTFTDAQKATWQRVSQLLIDSALAQPKVLVHRDYMPRNLMQSTPNPGVLDFQDAVYGPVTYDITCLFKDAFLSWPQARVEGWLRDYWQQAKAAGIPVQGDFDAFQRASDLMGVQRHLKVIGIFARICHRDGKPRYLGDVPRFFAYIKEVIGRRPELAELGELIAELQAGARA; encoded by the coding sequence ATGCCTGAACACGATGTACGCTTGCAACAACTGTCGGTCTGGCTCGATGAGCAGCTCAATGATCTTTTCCTGAACAACGCCTGGGGCGAAGTGCCCGCAGGCAGCTTGACCGCGGCCAGCAGCGATGCCAGCTTCCGCCGTTACTTCCGCTGGCAGGGCGCCGGCCACAGCTTTGTGGTCATGGACGCGCCACCCCCGCAGGAAAACTGCCGACCGTTCGTCGCCATTGACCACCTGCTGGCCAGCGCGGGTGTGCATGTGCCGCTGATCCATGCCCAGGACCTGGAGCGCGGCTTCCTGTTGCTGGGGGATCTGGGCCACCAGACATACCTTGATGTAATTGATGCCGACAACGCCGATGGCCTGTTCGCCGATGCCATCGAGGCCTTGCTGGCCTTCCAGCGCCTGCCAATGGATGCGCCGCTGCCCAGCTACGACGACGCCCTGCTGCGCCGTGAAGTGGAACTGTTCCCAGAGTGGTACGTGGGTCGTGAACTGGGCCTGACTTTCACCGACGCCCAGAAAGCCACCTGGCAGCGCGTCAGCCAGCTGCTGATCGACAGCGCCCTGGCCCAGCCCAAGGTGCTGGTGCACCGCGACTACATGCCGCGCAACCTGATGCAAAGCACCCCCAACCCCGGCGTGCTGGACTTCCAGGACGCGGTGTACGGCCCGGTCACCTACGATATCACCTGCCTGTTCAAGGACGCCTTCCTCAGCTGGCCGCAGGCACGGGTCGAAGGCTGGCTGCGCGACTACTGGCAGCAGGCCAAGGCGGCTGGCATCCCGGTGCAGGGCGACTTCGATGCATTCCAGCGTGCCAGCGACCTGATGGGTGTGCAGCGCCACCTGAAGGTGATCGGCATTTTCGCCCGCATCTGCCACCGCGACGGCAAACCGCGCTACCTGGGCGACGTGCCGCGTTTCTTCGCCTATATAAAAGAAGTGATCGGCCGCCGGCCCGAATTGGCGGAGCTGGGTGAGCTGATTGCCGAGTTGCAGGCCGGAGCGCGTGCATGA
- the djlA gene encoding Co-chaperone protein DjlA (*Name djlA), with translation MWWPGTVIGVGAGFAVASIPGALLGGLLGQAMDRRLRLQGWEDMRERLGGRSALRDDELLFVMLGRLAKCDGRVAEQHIRQARQEMVRLDLADAARLRAIAAFNRGKAGKDRLGSHLRRIRQQPHAAEGTLRACWRMVWADGKMGNKERELLLDWGQKLGLSRRQVQAMSLEYEPRKVAGTEGVAMTYAAALRLLAVEADTDTDKVKQAYRRLVSRHHPDKLAGTGASEAQVREATERTRELHQAYAMIRKRRGL, from the coding sequence ATGTGGTGGCCAGGCACGGTGATTGGTGTGGGCGCCGGTTTTGCTGTTGCCAGCATACCGGGTGCCTTGCTCGGTGGGTTGCTTGGGCAGGCCATGGACCGCCGCCTGCGCTTGCAAGGCTGGGAAGACATGCGCGAACGCCTGGGCGGTCGCTCGGCCTTGCGCGACGATGAGTTGCTGTTCGTGATGCTCGGGCGCCTGGCCAAGTGCGATGGCCGGGTGGCCGAGCAGCATATCCGGCAAGCACGTCAGGAGATGGTGCGCCTGGACCTGGCCGACGCGGCCCGGCTGCGCGCGATAGCCGCGTTTAACCGCGGTAAGGCGGGCAAGGACCGGTTGGGTAGCCATTTGCGCCGCATTCGCCAGCAACCGCATGCGGCGGAAGGCACCCTGCGCGCCTGTTGGCGCATGGTGTGGGCCGACGGCAAGATGGGCAACAAGGAACGTGAGCTGCTGCTGGACTGGGGGCAGAAGCTGGGCCTGAGCCGGCGGCAGGTGCAGGCGATGTCGCTGGAGTACGAGCCGCGCAAGGTGGCCGGAACGGAAGGGGTGGCCATGACCTATGCCGCGGCGTTGCGTTTGCTGGCGGTTGAGGCGGACACCGATACCGACAAGGTCAAGCAGGCCTATCGCCGGCTGGTCAGCCGTCATCACCCGGACAAGCTGGCGGGTACCGGTGCGAGCGAGGCGCAGGTACGTGAGGCCACCGAGCGGACCCGTGAGTTGCACCAGGCTTATGCCATGATCCGCAAGCGGCGGGGCCTCTGA
- the pdxA_1 gene encoding 4-hydroxythreonine-4-phosphate dehydrogenase (*Name pdxA_1), whose amino-acid sequence MAGQLDKANAAFVLETLTRAGQGCLAGHFAGMITAPVHKGVINESGIAFSGHTEFLAELTHTAQVVMMLATRGLRVALVTTHLPLRDIADAITAERIERVTRILHADMRDKFGIANPRILVCGLNPHAGEGGHLGREEIDIIEPTLARLRTEGMDLRGPLPADTLFTPKYLEHCDAVLAMYHDQGLPVLKYKGFGAAVNVTLGLPIIRTSVDHGTALDLAGTGNVDTGSLRVALETAYQMAENRP is encoded by the coding sequence GTGGCAGGCCAGCTCGACAAAGCCAACGCGGCGTTCGTGCTGGAAACCCTGACCCGCGCCGGGCAAGGCTGCCTCGCTGGGCATTTTGCCGGGATGATCACCGCCCCTGTGCACAAGGGTGTGATCAACGAAAGCGGTATCGCCTTCTCTGGGCATACCGAGTTTCTTGCCGAGCTGACCCACACCGCGCAAGTGGTAATGATGCTGGCTACCCGCGGCCTGCGTGTGGCCCTGGTGACCACGCACCTGCCGTTGCGTGATATCGCCGACGCCATCACTGCCGAGCGCATTGAACGTGTAACCCGTATCCTGCATGCCGACATGCGCGACAAGTTCGGCATTGCCAACCCGCGCATACTGGTATGTGGCCTCAACCCGCACGCGGGCGAGGGCGGCCACCTTGGCCGCGAAGAAATCGACATCATCGAGCCGACCCTGGCCCGCCTACGCACCGAAGGCATGGACCTGCGCGGGCCGTTGCCGGCCGATACCCTGTTTACCCCCAAATATCTGGAGCACTGCGACGCGGTGCTGGCGATGTACCACGACCAAGGCCTGCCTGTACTCAAGTACAAGGGCTTCGGCGCTGCAGTCAACGTGACCCTGGGCCTGCCGATCATCCGCACGTCGGTCGACCACGGCACCGCCCTGGACCTCGCCGGCACCGGCAACGTCGACACCGGCAGCCTGCGCGTCGCGCTGGAAACCGCCTACCAGATGGCCGAGAACCGACCATGA
- the murU gene encoding N-acetylmuramate alpha-1-phosphate uridylyltransferase (*Name murU) has translation MKAMILAAGKGERMRPLTLHTPKPLVPVAGQPLIEYHLHALAAAGVTEVVINHAWLGQQIEDHLGDGSRFGVSIRYSAEGEPLETGGGIYKALPLLGDAPFLLVNGDVWSDYDFTGLQTPLHGLAHLVLVDNPGHHGRGDFRLVGEQVVDGDDAPGTLTFSGLSVLHPALFDGCQPGAFKLAPLLRQAMADGKVTGEHYCGHWVDVGTLERLAEAERLIGERA, from the coding sequence ATGAAGGCAATGATCCTGGCAGCGGGCAAGGGCGAGCGCATGCGCCCGTTGACCCTGCATACCCCCAAACCCCTTGTCCCGGTCGCCGGCCAGCCGCTGATCGAATACCACCTGCACGCCTTGGCGGCGGCGGGTGTTACCGAGGTGGTGATCAACCATGCCTGGCTCGGCCAGCAGATCGAAGACCACCTGGGCGATGGCAGCCGTTTCGGGGTTAGCATCCGTTATTCCGCCGAGGGTGAGCCGCTGGAAACCGGCGGTGGCATCTACAAGGCCCTGCCATTGCTGGGTGATGCGCCGTTCCTGCTGGTTAACGGCGATGTCTGGAGCGACTACGACTTCACAGGCCTGCAGACCCCTTTGCACGGCCTTGCTCACCTGGTCCTGGTCGACAACCCTGGCCATCACGGCCGCGGTGACTTCCGCCTGGTGGGCGAGCAGGTCGTCGATGGCGATGACGCACCAGGCACGCTGACCTTCAGCGGCCTTTCGGTGCTGCACCCGGCACTGTTCGACGGTTGCCAGCCGGGCGCCTTCAAGCTGGCGCCGCTGCTGCGTCAGGCCATGGCGGATGGCAAGGTCACGGGTGAGCACTACTGTGGGCACTGGGTGGATGTTGGCACGCTTGAGCGCCTGGCCGAGGCAGAGCGTTTGATTGGCGAGCGCGCCTGA
- the lptD gene encoding LPS-assembly protein LptD (*Name lptD): MALKSPAFRRKFPLLVTGGLLALQPLATSYVVAAEQFDCQVSASGGWDCKPKAPVNNLPPRPVHEGAAVSSGTEAASEAETADRPMLVTEAKGRGLKSRSEDYSHLDWVPREKLTAAQLAETGPYCGGAYVEPTRPGMADTTPKDESPTYINAKVSKYQQEQQIATLAGDVVMRQGSMQAEADEANLYQTENRGELKGNVKIRDNGSLVVGDEAQIQLDTGEAQVDNAEYVMHKSHIRGSALYAKRGENAIIRLKDGTYTTCEPGSNAWQLKGNNITLNPATGFGTATNVTLRVKDFPVFYTPYIYFPIDDRRQSGFLPPSFSTSSDSGFTLVTPYYFNLAPNYDATLYPRFMAKRGLLMEGEFRYLTPSSEGQFGGGYLNDKNDDRKDQTDYKDQRWMVNWQHKGGLDERLMAEVDYTDISDPFYFQDLESDQIGVESRDLLNQKGALTYRGDSYTARLNVHAYEMATISRITPYDRLPQITFNGKLPFEPGGLNLGYETEAVRFDRDLKNDLVFDEDGNPDRTAGVVVDPVTGEVLGGRRLDQNIFGVARSNGTRLNVAPSISLPMQASYGFITPKLKYMYTHYDLDLDSKGKQDLIDNPGRIDLYGDFKSNQNRDVPIFSVDSGLYFDRNTSLFGTNYKQTLEPRLFYLNVPYKDQVDIPLFDSGETLFSYDSLFRENRFSGTDRIGDENKLSLGVTTRWIEENGFERQNFSIGQAYYFKDRKVQLPGIDYRTRADSQSDVSPYALLYNYYFNRDWRFNSTYNWDPDTRSPRSGSAMFHYQPEDNPNKVVNLGYRYRNDTIAYDSTTGTWKVGGGDYGTPGSANYVKDYYKIQQHDFSVIWPIVPQWSVIARWQHDYNRNRTLEAMGGFEYDNCCWKLRLINRYWIDYDDFSQALPQNEKGDHGIFLQIVLKGLGGVVGNKVESFLDQGIQGYREREDQAY, translated from the coding sequence ATGGCATTGAAATCCCCCGCGTTTCGTAGAAAGTTTCCGTTGCTGGTAACCGGCGGTCTGCTGGCCCTGCAACCTCTGGCCACCTCATACGTAGTGGCAGCCGAACAGTTCGACTGCCAAGTGTCCGCCTCCGGTGGTTGGGACTGCAAGCCCAAAGCGCCAGTCAACAACCTGCCGCCGCGCCCGGTGCACGAGGGTGCGGCCGTCAGCTCCGGCACAGAAGCCGCGAGCGAAGCCGAAACCGCAGACCGGCCGATGCTGGTCACCGAAGCCAAGGGCCGTGGCCTGAAGTCGCGCAGCGAAGACTACAGCCACCTGGACTGGGTACCGCGTGAAAAACTGACTGCCGCGCAGCTGGCCGAAACCGGCCCGTACTGCGGTGGCGCGTACGTCGAGCCAACCCGCCCGGGCATGGCCGACACCACGCCGAAGGACGAGTCGCCGACCTACATCAACGCCAAGGTGTCCAAGTACCAGCAGGAGCAGCAGATTGCTACCCTCGCCGGTGACGTGGTGATGCGCCAGGGCAGCATGCAGGCCGAAGCCGACGAGGCCAACCTCTACCAGACCGAAAACCGTGGCGAGCTCAAGGGCAACGTCAAGATCCGTGACAACGGTTCGCTGGTGGTCGGTGACGAGGCACAAATTCAGCTCGACACGGGCGAAGCCCAGGTCGACAACGCCGAATACGTGATGCACAAGTCGCACATCCGCGGCAGTGCCCTGTATGCCAAGCGTGGTGAAAACGCCATCATCCGCCTCAAGGACGGTACGTACACCACCTGCGAACCGGGCAGCAACGCCTGGCAGCTGAAGGGCAACAACATCACCCTGAACCCGGCCACCGGTTTCGGTACCGCGACCAACGTTACGCTGCGGGTCAAGGATTTCCCGGTGTTCTACACACCGTACATCTACTTCCCGATCGACGACCGTCGCCAGTCCGGTTTCCTGCCGCCATCGTTCAGCACCAGCAGCGACAGCGGCTTCACGCTGGTCACGCCGTACTACTTCAACCTGGCACCGAACTACGACGCCACGTTGTACCCGCGCTTCATGGCCAAGCGCGGCCTGCTGATGGAAGGCGAGTTCCGCTACCTGACACCTTCGAGCGAAGGTCAGTTCGGTGGTGGTTACCTGAACGACAAGAACGACGACCGCAAAGACCAGACTGACTACAAAGATCAGCGCTGGATGGTCAACTGGCAGCACAAGGGCGGCCTGGACGAGCGCCTGATGGCCGAGGTGGACTACACCGACATCAGCGACCCGTTCTACTTCCAGGACCTGGAGTCCGACCAGATCGGCGTTGAAAGCCGTGACTTGCTTAACCAGAAAGGTGCACTGACCTACCGTGGCGACAGCTACACCGCGCGGTTGAACGTGCATGCCTACGAGATGGCGACCATCTCGAGGATCACCCCGTATGATCGCCTTCCGCAAATCACGTTCAACGGTAAGTTGCCGTTTGAACCAGGTGGTTTGAACCTAGGCTACGAAACTGAAGCTGTTCGCTTCGACCGAGACCTCAAAAACGACTTGGTGTTTGACGAGGATGGCAATCCGGACAGGACTGCCGGGGTTGTAGTTGATCCCGTAACCGGTGAAGTGCTGGGCGGACGCCGCCTTGACCAGAACATCTTTGGCGTTGCCCGATCCAACGGCACACGCCTGAACGTCGCACCATCTATCAGCCTGCCAATGCAAGCCAGCTATGGTTTCATTACGCCAAAGCTGAAGTACATGTACACCCATTACGACCTCGATCTGGACAGCAAAGGCAAGCAAGACCTGATCGACAACCCTGGTCGTATCGATCTTTATGGCGACTTCAAGAGCAATCAGAACCGCGACGTACCGATCTTCAGCGTCGACAGCGGCCTGTACTTCGATCGCAACACATCCTTGTTCGGCACAAACTATAAACAGACGCTCGAACCGCGCCTGTTCTATCTCAACGTTCCGTACAAAGACCAAGTGGATATTCCGCTGTTCGATTCAGGCGAAACACTGTTCAGCTACGACTCGCTGTTCCGTGAAAACCGGTTCAGCGGTACCGACCGAATCGGAGACGAGAACAAGCTGTCGCTGGGCGTGACAACCCGCTGGATCGAAGAAAATGGCTTCGAACGCCAGAATTTCAGCATCGGTCAGGCGTATTACTTCAAGGATCGCAAAGTCCAGCTGCCGGGTATCGACTACCGCACCCGCGCCGACTCGCAGTCTGACGTATCGCCGTACGCGCTGTTGTACAACTACTACTTCAACCGTGACTGGCGCTTCAATTCCACCTACAACTGGGACCCGGACACCCGCAGCCCACGTTCGGGCAGCGCGATGTTCCACTACCAGCCTGAAGACAACCCGAACAAGGTGGTCAACCTCGGTTATCGCTACCGCAACGACACCATCGCCTACGACTCCACGACCGGTACCTGGAAAGTGGGCGGCGGCGACTACGGCACCCCAGGCAGCGCTAACTATGTGAAGGACTACTACAAGATCCAGCAGCATGACTTCTCGGTCATCTGGCCGATCGTCCCACAGTGGAGCGTCATCGCTCGCTGGCAGCATGACTACAACCGCAACCGCACCCTGGAAGCCATGGGCGGTTTCGAGTACGACAACTGCTGCTGGAAGCTGCGCCTGATCAACCGCTACTGGATCGATTACGACGACTTCAGCCAGGCACTTCCGCAGAACGAAAAAGGCGACCACGGTATCTTCCTTCAGATCGTTCTGAAAGGCCTCGGTGGCGTAGTTGGCAACAAGGTCGAATCTTTCCTCGACCAAGGCATTCAAGGTTACCGTGAACGTGAAGACCAAGCTTATTGA
- the pdxA_2 gene encoding 4-hydroxythreonine-4-phosphate dehydrogenase (*Name pdxA_2) encodes MKPLRFAVTPGEPAGIGPDLCLLLAADAQPHPLIAITSRDLLAERATQLGLAVSLLPVAPGQWPDQPAPAAACMYGIPLLQPR; translated from the coding sequence GTGAAGCCCCTGCGCTTCGCCGTCACCCCCGGCGAGCCGGCCGGCATAGGCCCCGACCTGTGCCTGCTGCTTGCCGCAGACGCCCAGCCCCACCCCCTGATCGCCATCACCAGCCGTGACCTGCTCGCCGAGCGGGCCACGCAGCTGGGGCTGGCCGTCAGCCTGCTGCCGGTTGCCCCGGGCCAATGGCCCGACCAACCGGCCCCCGCGGCAGCCTGTATGTATGGGATACCCCTCTTGCAGCCCCGGTAG
- the surA_1 gene encoding Chaperone SurA (*Name surA_1), translating into MYQQLKQGADFGQMAIARSASENALEGGEMGWRKAGQLPPDFAKMLSSMPVGEITQPIRIPNGFIILKLEEKRGGSENVLRDEVHVRHILIKPSEIRSEAATEQLAERLYDRIKNGEDFGELAKSFSEDPGSALNGGDLNWVDPNSLVPEFREQMANAQQGVVTKPFKTQYGWHVLEVLGRRATDSTEQAREQQAQSVLRNRKYDEELQTWLRQIRDEAYVEIKLPGADQAAQ; encoded by the coding sequence GTGTACCAGCAGCTCAAGCAAGGCGCGGACTTCGGCCAGATGGCCATTGCCCGTTCCGCCAGCGAGAATGCCCTGGAAGGCGGCGAGATGGGCTGGCGTAAAGCCGGCCAGCTGCCACCAGACTTCGCCAAGATGCTCAGCAGCATGCCGGTGGGTGAAATTACCCAGCCTATTCGCATCCCCAACGGCTTCATCATCCTCAAGCTTGAGGAGAAGCGCGGTGGCAGCGAGAACGTGCTGCGTGACGAAGTGCATGTACGCCACATCCTGATCAAGCCAAGTGAAATCCGCAGCGAAGCGGCCACCGAGCAACTGGCCGAGCGCCTGTACGACCGTATCAAGAACGGCGAAGACTTCGGCGAGTTGGCGAAGAGCTTCTCGGAAGACCCAGGTTCGGCGCTTAACGGCGGCGACCTCAACTGGGTAGACCCGAACAGCCTGGTACCGGAATTCCGCGAACAGATGGCCAACGCCCAACAAGGCGTCGTGACCAAACCGTTCAAGACCCAGTACGGCTGGCACGTTCTGGAAGTGCTGGGCCGCCGCGCCACCGACAGCACCGAACAGGCACGTGAGCAACAGGCCCAAAGCGTCCTGCGCAACCGCAAGTACGACGAAGAGCTGCAAACCTGGCTGCGCCAGATTCGCGACGAAGCCTACGTTGAAATCAAGCTGCCTGGCGCTGACCAGGCCGCCCAGTGA